In the Alphaproteobacteria bacterium genome, one interval contains:
- the rpsP gene encoding 30S ribosomal protein S16, with protein MALRIRLARGGAKKRPFYRIVVADSRDPRDGRFIEKLGTYNPMLPRDHGDRLTFKEERIRHWLSVGAKPSDRVARFLGDASIAAAPAIPEQTKKNQPKAKAVERMKVVEEAAAAAVVAAKAAEEAKAAEPVAEEVPAEETPAEEAVAEEAPAEEAATEEAPAEEAAAEEAPAEEAAAEEAPAEEAAAEEAPAKEAAAEETATEEAPADEAAVAEEAPAEDAAPGEGEEVKKEE; from the coding sequence ATGGCCCTAAGAATTCGTCTGGCGCGGGGCGGCGCCAAGAAACGGCCGTTTTATCGCATTGTCGTCGCCGATTCCCGCGATCCACGGGACGGCCGCTTCATCGAGAAGCTCGGCACCTACAATCCGATGTTGCCGCGAGACCATGGCGATCGATTGACCTTCAAGGAAGAGCGGATCCGTCACTGGTTGTCGGTCGGTGCCAAGCCGTCCGACCGTGTCGCCCGGTTCCTGGGCGATGCCAGCATCGCCGCGGCGCCGGCGATCCCCGAACAGACCAAGAAAAACCAGCCCAAGGCCAAGGCGGTCGAGCGGATGAAGGTCGTGGAAGAGGCTGCGGCTGCCGCCGTGGTGGCGGCGAAAGCGGCCGAAGAGGCTAAGGCGGCGGAACCGGTTGCCGAGGAAGTCCCGGCCGAAGAAACCCCGGCGGAAGAGGCCGTTGCTGAAGAGGCCCCGGCGGAAGAGGCCGCGACGGAAGAAGCTCCGGCGGAAGAAGCTGCGGCGGAAGAAGCTCCGGCGGAAGAAGCTGCGGCGGAAGAAGCTCCGGCGGAAGAGGCTGCGGCGGAAGAAGCTCCGGCGAAAGAGGCTGCGGCGGAAGAAACCGCGACGGAAGAGGCTCCGGCGGATGAGGCCGCGGTGGCTGAAGAGGCACCTGCAGAGGACGCCGCGCCGGGCGAGGGCGAAGAGGTCAAGAAAGAGGAGTAA
- a CDS encoding VOC family protein, giving the protein MSIGVADIVRSRDFYDRVFAVLGYQRLYDIDGEAAAYGPEMPSMQFWITRPLDGDRPTAPCNGMHVCFQAKSRDLVRAFHDAAIAAGGTDAGAPGLRPEYSETYYGAFVFDPDGHKIEAVCYDAE; this is encoded by the coding sequence ATGTCCATCGGCGTCGCCGACATCGTCCGCTCGCGCGATTTCTACGACCGGGTGTTTGCCGTCCTGGGGTACCAGCGGCTGTACGATATTGACGGCGAGGCGGCAGCCTATGGCCCCGAGATGCCGTCCATGCAGTTTTGGATCACGCGGCCCCTCGATGGTGACCGACCGACGGCGCCCTGCAACGGGATGCATGTCTGTTTTCAGGCCAAGTCGCGCGACTTGGTTCGAGCATTCCATGACGCCGCGATCGCGGCCGGCGGCACCGATGCGGGCGCGCCCGGGCTGCGGCCGGAATACAGCGAAACCTACTATGGCGCCTTCGTCTTCGACCCCGACGGGCACAAGATAGAAGCCGTTTGTTACGACGCGGAATAG
- the ffh gene encoding signal recognition particle protein: MFESLTGKLGDIFDGLTRRGALSEADIDVALREVRVALLEADVALPVVKQFIDHVRVAATGETVLKSVTPGQQMVKIVHDQLVEMLGGEAVELNLRANPPVPILMVGLQGSGKTTTTAKVAVRLAERQKSKVLMAALDTRRPAAQQQLAVLGEQAGIDTLPIVAGEPPVAIARRAVQKATLEAYDVLLLDTAGRLAIDDELMDEAAAIRDATNPVETLLVADAMTGQDAVNVARAFGDRVGLTGIVLTRVDGDARGGAALSMRMESGCPIKLIGVGEKLDALEAFHPERIAGRILGMGDIVGLVEKAQETIEQEEAEKLARKVQKGDFDLDDMAQQLQQMRKMGGLEGLLGMMPGVGKVKKQLAEAKIDDGMIRRQEAIISSMTKQERRSPKVIHASRRRRIAAGSGTTVQEVNKLLKQHLQMTKMMKRMGKLGKKGMMRGMAPGGLPPGFGGM, from the coding sequence ATGTTCGAAAGCCTGACCGGTAAGCTGGGTGACATTTTCGACGGGCTGACCCGGCGCGGCGCCTTGTCGGAGGCCGACATCGACGTGGCGTTGCGCGAAGTCCGGGTGGCGCTGCTCGAGGCCGATGTCGCGCTGCCGGTGGTCAAGCAATTCATCGACCATGTCCGCGTGGCGGCAACCGGCGAGACCGTGCTGAAAAGTGTCACGCCCGGCCAGCAGATGGTCAAGATCGTTCACGACCAGCTCGTCGAGATGCTCGGCGGTGAAGCCGTCGAATTGAACCTCAGGGCCAACCCGCCGGTGCCGATCTTGATGGTCGGGCTGCAGGGTTCGGGCAAGACGACGACGACGGCGAAGGTCGCGGTGCGATTGGCCGAACGGCAGAAGTCCAAGGTCCTGATGGCGGCGCTCGATACCCGGCGCCCGGCCGCCCAGCAGCAGCTGGCGGTGCTCGGCGAGCAGGCGGGAATCGATACCCTGCCGATCGTTGCCGGCGAGCCGCCGGTCGCGATCGCCCGCCGCGCGGTGCAAAAGGCGACGCTGGAGGCCTACGACGTATTGCTGCTCGACACCGCCGGGCGGCTCGCCATCGACGATGAACTGATGGACGAAGCGGCCGCGATCCGCGACGCGACCAACCCGGTCGAGACCCTGCTGGTGGCCGACGCGATGACCGGTCAGGACGCGGTCAACGTGGCGCGGGCGTTTGGCGATCGGGTCGGCTTGACGGGCATCGTTCTCACCCGGGTCGACGGCGATGCCCGGGGCGGCGCGGCGCTGTCGATGCGGATGGAATCGGGGTGCCCGATCAAACTGATCGGTGTCGGCGAGAAGCTCGATGCCCTCGAAGCCTTCCACCCCGAGCGCATCGCCGGCCGCATCCTCGGCATGGGCGACATTGTCGGCCTGGTCGAGAAGGCGCAGGAGACGATCGAGCAGGAAGAGGCGGAGAAGCTCGCGCGCAAGGTGCAGAAGGGCGACTTCGATCTCGACGACATGGCCCAGCAACTCCAGCAAATGCGGAAAATGGGCGGCCTCGAGGGACTGCTCGGCATGATGCCGGGTGTCGGCAAGGTCAAGAAGCAATTGGCCGAGGCGAAGATCGACGACGGGATGATCCGCCGCCAGGAGGCGATCATCTCGTCGATGACCAAACAGGAGCGGCGCAGTCCGAAAGTCATTCACGCCTCGCGCCGACGCCGCATTGCCGCCGGTTCGGGCACGACCGTCCAGGAGGTCAACAAGCTGCTCAAGCAGCATTTGCAGATGACCAAGATGATGAAGCGCATGGGCAAGCTCGGCAAGAAGGGCATGATGCGCGGTATGGCGCCGGGCGGGCTGCCGCCTGGATTCGGCGGCATGTAG
- a CDS encoding glycosyltransferase family 2 protein — MIDFLATWIRVVSHGGAGARVLTNGKYTGWFFGASDAGTIDPAGLGRVSWVVVRKTRINEVPLPTLRAVAKGFACRLENARFIVLQRGAAARPSAFLDAVRRQIGSDTDAPAGPLFDDADAASSGAEAVATRAIVVTTYNRPAALARTLPQLIALGVPVLVVDDGSNEDASDANRQCAERLGARYLALTENRGVAGAVNLGVAYWLADPKIEWISYFQDDVDVDPELFDVLAVYEDPLRQPVLTGLDTNEHAATRETTDRGHKLKYKANSTGMHLHCHRDYWAAVLPVPSRYLGAPKAGRGGSGADSWIVKRAPGSIVQRGMNALCVCGLVTSFAWRKEDSTWGNQHLVDPPQDPADGSPAE; from the coding sequence ATGATCGACTTCCTCGCCACCTGGATCCGGGTCGTCTCCCACGGCGGCGCGGGCGCGCGCGTGCTGACCAACGGCAAGTACACTGGATGGTTCTTCGGCGCCAGCGATGCCGGTACGATCGACCCGGCCGGCTTGGGTCGCGTCTCGTGGGTGGTTGTGCGCAAGACGCGGATCAACGAGGTGCCGCTGCCGACCCTTCGAGCCGTGGCGAAGGGTTTCGCCTGTCGGCTGGAGAATGCCCGCTTCATCGTCCTGCAGCGCGGCGCGGCGGCCCGCCCAAGCGCGTTTCTCGATGCTGTCCGGCGCCAAATCGGCAGCGACACCGACGCGCCGGCCGGCCCCCTATTCGACGACGCCGACGCGGCCTCATCCGGCGCCGAAGCGGTCGCGACCCGAGCCATCGTCGTGACGACTTACAACCGACCCGCGGCACTTGCCCGGACTCTGCCGCAGCTGATAGCGCTCGGCGTTCCGGTCCTCGTCGTCGACGACGGCTCGAACGAGGATGCCAGCGACGCCAACCGCCAGTGTGCCGAACGACTGGGCGCCCGCTATCTCGCCCTGACGGAAAATCGCGGGGTTGCCGGGGCCGTTAATTTGGGCGTCGCATACTGGCTGGCCGATCCCAAAATCGAGTGGATTTCCTATTTCCAGGACGATGTCGACGTCGACCCGGAGCTGTTCGACGTCCTGGCCGTCTACGAGGACCCGCTTCGTCAGCCGGTGCTGACCGGGCTCGACACCAACGAGCATGCCGCCACACGCGAGACCACCGACCGCGGCCACAAATTGAAATACAAGGCCAACAGCACCGGCATGCATCTACACTGCCACCGCGATTACTGGGCCGCCGTGTTGCCGGTTCCGTCGCGCTATCTTGGCGCGCCGAAGGCGGGCCGCGGCGGATCCGGCGCCGATTCGTGGATCGTCAAGCGCGCGCCCGGGTCCATCGTGCAGCGTGGGATGAACGCGCTCTGCGTCTGCGGCTTGGTGACGTCGTTCGCCTGGCGCAAGGAAGATTCGACCTGGGGCAACCAGCATCTGGTCGACCCGCCGCAGGACCCCGCCGACGGCTCGCCGGCGGAATGA
- a CDS encoding diaminopimelate epimerase: protein MGDYPFKKMHGLGNDFVVVDIRADPLVLSRDRARTICDRRLGVGCDQLLAVEPPANGRADAFMRIYNADGSEAGACGNGTRCVADLLMAETDKDAIAIETIAGVLTAERCGDGRVAVDMGPATAEWQLIPLARAMDTDHLDLTCGPLSDPVAVNVGNPHAVFFVDDAAAVPLETLGPELETDPLFPDRANIGVVQVLGPDRLRFRVWERGAGITRACGSGACAAVVAAARRHLIAGRRATVVLDGGALDIDWREDGHVIMTGPVATSYHGRFAADLLQ, encoded by the coding sequence ATGGGCGACTATCCCTTCAAAAAGATGCACGGTCTGGGCAACGATTTCGTTGTCGTCGATATCCGCGCCGATCCCCTGGTCCTATCGCGCGACCGGGCACGGACGATTTGCGACCGCCGTCTCGGCGTCGGCTGCGACCAGTTGCTTGCCGTCGAACCGCCGGCCAACGGCCGGGCCGACGCGTTCATGCGCATCTACAACGCCGACGGCAGCGAGGCCGGCGCCTGCGGCAACGGCACCCGGTGCGTGGCCGATCTGCTGATGGCAGAGACTGATAAGGACGCGATTGCGATCGAAACCATTGCCGGCGTGCTGACCGCCGAGCGGTGCGGCGATGGCCGGGTCGCGGTCGACATGGGACCGGCAACGGCCGAGTGGCAGCTGATCCCGTTGGCCCGAGCGATGGATACCGACCATCTCGACCTGACATGCGGACCGCTCAGCGACCCGGTCGCGGTCAATGTCGGCAATCCGCACGCGGTTTTCTTCGTCGATGACGCGGCGGCGGTGCCGCTCGAGACGTTGGGCCCCGAGCTGGAGACCGATCCGCTGTTCCCCGATCGCGCGAATATTGGCGTGGTGCAGGTTCTGGGGCCCGACCGGCTGCGGTTTCGGGTCTGGGAACGGGGCGCCGGGATCACTCGTGCCTGCGGTTCCGGCGCCTGCGCGGCCGTGGTCGCGGCGGCGCGGCGCCACCTCATCGCCGGTCGCCGAGCCACCGTGGTTCTCGATGGCGGCGCGCTCGACATCGATTGGCGCGAGGACGGTCACGTCATCATGACCGGCCCGGTCGCCACCAGCTACCATGGCCGGTTCGCCGCGGATCTCCTGCAATGA
- the mtaB gene encoding tRNA (N(6)-L-threonylcarbamoyladenosine(37)-C(2))-methylthiotransferase MtaB, with amino-acid sequence MTAPRVITFGCRLNAYESELIAGLIGDSPCNDLVVVNTCAVTAEAERQARQTIRRAWRENPAARIVVTGCAAQIDPHAYAAMAEVDQVLGNEEKLRAESYLAADRVIVGDIMTVRDTAEHLVEGFHGRSRAFVQVQQGCDHRCTFCIIPFGRGNNRSVPVGRIVTEARTLVAAGYREIVLTGVDITGYGSDLPGRPSLGQMARRLLNLVPELERLRLSSLDPVEIDGDLFALIADEPRLMPHLHLSVQSGDDLILKRMKRRHLRRDVIDVCDRARRVRPDVVFGADIIAGFPTETEAMFERTLDLVVRCDLTYLHVFPYSARRGTPAARMPQVPMAIRRERAARLRRLGDETLGRFLDRRIGGTATVLVEKPDTGRSEHFAVVQFDRRAIPGTIRSVHISGAENGHLVGTLAA; translated from the coding sequence ATGACCGCGCCACGCGTCATCACCTTCGGTTGCCGTCTCAACGCCTACGAATCGGAATTGATCGCCGGGTTGATCGGGGACAGCCCTTGCAACGATCTGGTCGTCGTCAACACCTGCGCGGTAACGGCGGAGGCCGAACGCCAAGCCCGCCAGACGATTCGCCGCGCCTGGCGCGAAAACCCGGCGGCGCGGATCGTCGTGACCGGATGCGCCGCGCAGATTGACCCCCACGCCTATGCCGCCATGGCGGAAGTCGATCAGGTCCTGGGCAACGAAGAAAAGCTTCGCGCCGAGAGTTATCTCGCCGCCGACCGTGTCATCGTCGGCGACATCATGACCGTGCGCGACACCGCGGAGCATCTCGTCGAAGGCTTCCACGGCCGCAGCCGGGCCTTCGTCCAGGTCCAGCAGGGCTGCGATCACCGCTGCACGTTCTGCATTATTCCCTTCGGTCGCGGCAACAATCGCAGCGTCCCGGTCGGCCGCATCGTCACCGAGGCGCGCACGCTGGTGGCGGCGGGGTACCGGGAAATCGTGCTGACCGGCGTCGACATCACCGGCTACGGAAGCGATCTGCCGGGCCGGCCGAGCCTGGGCCAGATGGCGCGGCGCCTGCTCAACCTGGTTCCGGAACTCGAACGCCTCCGGCTCAGCTCGCTGGATCCGGTCGAAATCGACGGCGACTTGTTCGCGCTGATCGCCGACGAGCCACGCCTGATGCCGCACCTGCATCTCAGCGTCCAGTCGGGCGACGATCTGATTCTCAAGCGCATGAAGCGGCGTCACCTGCGGCGCGACGTGATCGATGTCTGCGACCGGGCGCGGCGGGTGCGGCCGGACGTGGTGTTCGGCGCCGACATCATTGCCGGCTTTCCGACCGAGACCGAGGCCATGTTCGAACGGACATTGGACCTCGTCGTGCGCTGCGATCTGACATACCTGCACGTCTTTCCCTATTCGGCGCGGCGCGGAACGCCGGCCGCCCGGATGCCGCAGGTGCCGATGGCGATCCGCAGGGAACGGGCCGCGCGGCTGCGGCGCCTCGGGGATGAAACGCTTGGCCGTTTCCTCGACCGCCGCATCGGCGGCACGGCAACGGTCTTGGTCGAAAAACCGGATACCGGCCGCAGCGAGCATTTTGCCGTCGTGCAGTTCGACCGCCGGGCGATACCGGGGACGATCCGGTCGGTCCATATTTCCGGCGCGGAAAACGGCCACCTGGTGGGTACGCTCGCTGCATGA
- the ftsY gene encoding signal recognition particle-docking protein FtsY: MSRDESPPEGSWLARLKSGLKRSTTKLSDGIGSALTGRRLDDDALESLEEALISADIGPAMAARLTASLAKQRFGRDITPRQVRETFAGDIAALLADVSVPLEFEDSDGPVAVLVVGVNGSGKTTTIGKLAHWLDGRGKRVMLCAADTFRAAAIEQLQSWGERSGVPVVTGRQGADPAGLAFDALERARRENIDVLLIDTAGRLHNKAGLMAELEKISRVIKKLDPSAPHHCLLVLDATTGQNALAQVETFREVTNVTGLIVTKLDGSARGGILVALAERFGLPVHAIGVGESAKDLRPFDAHEFAHNLLDIEPGVDPAIASR, translated from the coding sequence ATGAGCAGGGACGAATCGCCACCGGAGGGGAGCTGGCTGGCCCGCCTCAAATCCGGCCTCAAACGATCGACCACCAAACTGAGCGACGGCATCGGGTCGGCTTTGACCGGCCGCCGGCTTGACGACGATGCTCTCGAATCGCTCGAGGAGGCTTTGATCAGCGCCGACATCGGGCCGGCCATGGCGGCCCGCCTTACCGCGTCGCTGGCCAAGCAACGATTCGGGCGCGACATCACGCCGCGACAGGTCCGCGAGACCTTCGCCGGCGATATTGCCGCGCTTCTGGCCGACGTCTCCGTGCCGCTCGAATTCGAAGACAGCGATGGCCCGGTGGCCGTACTCGTGGTCGGGGTCAACGGATCCGGCAAGACAACGACCATCGGCAAGCTCGCCCATTGGTTGGATGGCCGCGGCAAGCGCGTCATGTTGTGCGCCGCCGATACCTTTCGTGCCGCCGCGATCGAGCAATTGCAGAGCTGGGGCGAGCGCAGCGGCGTACCGGTCGTCACCGGACGCCAAGGCGCCGACCCGGCCGGGCTGGCCTTCGACGCCCTCGAACGGGCGCGCCGGGAGAATATCGACGTGTTGCTGATCGACACCGCCGGCCGGCTTCACAACAAGGCCGGGCTGATGGCCGAGCTCGAAAAGATCAGCCGCGTGATCAAGAAGCTTGACCCATCCGCGCCGCACCATTGCCTCTTGGTCCTCGATGCGACGACGGGCCAGAACGCGTTGGCCCAGGTCGAGACCTTCCGCGAGGTGACGAACGTGACCGGTCTGATCGTTACGAAATTGGACGGCAGCGCGCGCGGCGGGATACTTGTCGCGCTCGCCGAACGGTTCGGCCTGCCGGTTCATGCGATCGGCGTCGGCGAAAGCGCGAAGGACCTGCGGCCTTTCGATGCGCACGAATTCGCCCACAATTTGCTCGACATCGAGCCCGGTGTCGATCCCGCGATCGCCTCGCGGTGA
- a CDS encoding alpha-1,2-fucosyltransferase translates to MPGSPTHPAARDGTAARYRIYVQLDGRLGNQMFQYAAGRALADTRNAALVLVSPNTGNGKKPGCALDPFELGDVELVGPLIPDDPWRRRIQRITDRWFPAHSRRLGLPVIREADIRSPEQFFGLSRSSCLVGFWESPGYFDRIADRIRADFDLGRFAAEAQAETMATISARQTVAVHVRLGDLTDASRRDGSFDFCRRDYYDRARALIDRCGEDLHYLVFSDEPATARAMLSDWRKCTFVEGNSPYQDMMLMSRCRHFIIANSTFGWWGAWLGAGGESMVVAPRLWLSLNLYRANHPNDLYPEDWIVV, encoded by the coding sequence ATGCCCGGTTCGCCGACGCACCCAGCGGCACGGGACGGCACGGCCGCGCGGTACCGTATTTATGTGCAGCTCGACGGAAGACTGGGCAACCAGATGTTCCAATACGCCGCCGGCCGCGCCCTCGCCGACACGCGGAACGCAGCGCTTGTTCTCGTCAGCCCAAACACCGGTAACGGGAAAAAGCCGGGCTGCGCGCTCGACCCGTTCGAGCTTGGCGACGTTGAACTCGTCGGCCCACTGATTCCGGACGATCCGTGGCGACGCCGCATTCAGCGGATCACCGACAGATGGTTTCCCGCCCACAGCCGGCGCCTCGGGCTGCCGGTCATCCGGGAGGCCGATATCCGGTCGCCGGAACAATTTTTTGGCCTGTCCCGGAGCAGCTGTCTGGTCGGATTTTGGGAATCGCCGGGATATTTCGACCGCATCGCCGATCGCATCCGCGCCGACTTCGATCTCGGCCGTTTCGCCGCGGAAGCGCAAGCCGAGACCATGGCAACGATTTCGGCCCGACAGACGGTCGCCGTGCATGTTCGGCTCGGCGATCTCACCGACGCCAGCCGTCGCGACGGCAGTTTCGATTTCTGCCGGCGCGACTATTACGATCGCGCCCGTGCCCTGATCGACCGCTGCGGTGAAGATCTTCACTATCTGGTTTTCTCCGACGAGCCGGCCACCGCGCGCGCGATGCTTTCGGATTGGCGTAAATGCACGTTCGTCGAGGGAAACTCGCCCTACCAGGACATGATGCTGATGAGTCGATGCCGGCATTTCATCATCGCCAACAGCACGTTCGGCTGGTGGGGAGCGTGGCTGGGCGCCGGCGGCGAATCGATGGTCGTCGCGCCGCGATTGTGGCTGTCGCTCAACCTGTATCGTGCCAATCATCCGAACGATCTCTATCCGGAGGATTGGATCGTCGTTTAG
- a CDS encoding alpha-1,2-fucosyltransferase: protein MTANGAAPSTAGSERRRHVFAKLDGQLGNQMLQYAAGRALAEHLTADLVLVTRQRDQEGQLTTHLAPFEIDGFELIGPELPRTWTGKKWRRIKERWLDRDDRRMGVPIVRDDRLRSIDDFFTITDDCYLAGYWQSPGFFEPIADRIRAEFDLRRFDQPQLRGTHSLIDPARTVAVHVRLGDFVGKAERSDWFDYCRRDYFDRARKLLDRSLPEKHYLVFSDDPSAARRMLEGWSDCTFVEGNSATEDMFLISRCRHIVIANSTFSWWAAWLGARPDSLVIAPRLWLGTLGRGPHPLPDPFPKDWIVI, encoded by the coding sequence ATGACGGCGAACGGTGCGGCGCCCTCGACGGCAGGGTCGGAGCGTCGACGTCATGTCTTTGCCAAGCTCGACGGACAGCTTGGCAACCAGATGCTGCAATACGCGGCCGGGCGGGCGCTCGCCGAGCACCTCACCGCCGACCTCGTACTGGTTACCCGGCAGCGCGACCAGGAGGGGCAATTAACGACCCACCTGGCACCGTTCGAAATCGACGGCTTCGAATTGATCGGGCCGGAGTTGCCGCGCACCTGGACCGGCAAGAAATGGCGCCGCATCAAGGAGCGATGGCTGGATCGGGATGACCGCCGCATGGGCGTGCCCATCGTGCGGGACGACCGTCTCCGGTCGATCGATGATTTCTTCACCATCACCGATGATTGCTATTTGGCCGGTTACTGGCAGTCGCCGGGCTTTTTCGAGCCGATCGCCGACCGCATCCGCGCTGAATTCGACCTCCGCCGCTTCGACCAGCCGCAATTGCGCGGCACCCATTCGCTCATCGATCCGGCGCGCACGGTCGCGGTTCATGTCCGGCTCGGAGATTTTGTGGGGAAAGCCGAGCGCAGCGATTGGTTCGATTATTGCCGCCGCGACTATTTCGATCGCGCCCGCAAGCTCCTCGATCGATCGCTTCCGGAGAAACACTACCTGGTTTTTTCCGACGATCCGTCGGCGGCGCGACGAATGTTGGAAGGGTGGTCCGACTGCACCTTTGTCGAGGGCAACTCGGCAACCGAGGATATGTTCCTGATCTCCCGCTGTCGGCACATCGTTATCGCCAACAGCACGTTCAGCTGGTGGGCGGCGTGGCTCGGCGCCCGACCCGACTCGCTCGTTATCGCGCCCCGACTGTGGCTCGGCACGCTTGGCCGCGGGCCTCATCCGCTTCCCGATCCCTTCCCGAAGGACTGGATCGTCATCTGA